GTCGAGGCACGGTTCGCCTCCATCGCGGACCCCAAACGCCGCACCTACGCCGCAATGGTGTCGGTGATGGATGAGCAAATCGGTCGGGTGCTGGATGCGCTGCGCCGCACCGGAACCGAGTCGAACACGCTGGTGATGTTCCTTTCCGACAACGGCGGCCCGCCCCACGCCAACGCCTCCTCGAATGGCATCCTGCGCGGCGCGAAAGGCACGGTCTACGAGGGCGGAATCCGCGTTCCGTTCGTGCTCTCGTTCCCGGGACGTTTGCCCGCCGGCGCCGTCTACGAGGAACCTGTGATCTGTCTTGACCTCCCCGTCACGATGGCGGTGCTGGCGGGCGCGGCCATGCCGGCGGATCGGCCGATCGACGGCGTGAACCTGATGCCCTACCTCCTCGGGGAGCGGAAAGGACCCCCTCACGAGGCGTTGCTCTGGCGCCAAGGGGGCAGCCAACCGTGGGCCATTCGCTCGGGGCCCCTGAAGCTCCTGCTGGGGCAAGGCAAAGCCGCAGTGCCGGAACTCTACGACTTGGCGAGCGACCCCGGCGAAACGCGGAATCTTGCGGCGGAGAGGCCTGCGGATGTGGCCGCGCTGCGTGGCCGGTGGGAACGCTGGAACGCTGAACTGGTACCACCGCGATGGCCATCTCCGAAGGAAGCGCTGCCTCAGCGGCCGCGGCGCCGCGCGCCACGCCCCGCCAACTGAACGCAGGCGCCCCCCTCTGCCTTTCCAAGGATTGGACGCCCCCTCACCCCTCCCGTCCAACCGTTGGAGCACGTCCCTCCGCGAATGCGCCGCACCTCGCTTGCCGCCGGCCATGCCGCACGCAGATGATGGGGGCGATGGAACGAACCGCCGTACCAGAGAGGTCCGAGCCATGAACTCACGATCGCTTGCGTGCTTGCTCATCGTCTTCAGCACCCTCTGGGTGGCCCGCGCCGCACCGCCGGCCGTCGCGTGGCGTCACCTGAGCAGCCGGCGCGGCGAGCTGCCGCTACCCAACGGCGGGCCCGAGCAGACCGCCTGTGTGACGGCCGACTTCAATGGGGACGGCGCCGCCGACATCGTCATCGCCGAACGAACTCGCGCACCGTCGGTCATCGGTATCCGCTGGAATGGCAGCGGCTGGGATCGCTTCGTCATCGATGACACCGCTCGCCCCGTCGAGGCCGGTGGCGCGGCGGCCGACCTCGACGGCGACGCCGATCTCGACCTCGTGCTCGGCGGCGACTGGCGCAGCGATGAGGTCGTCTGGTACGAAAACCCCGGTGCGGGCGCTCCGCCGCAGCAGCGATGGGCACGAAGAATCCTCAAACGCGGCGGCGCAAAGGGACACCATGACCAGGTCGCCGCGGATCTGCTCGGCGCGGGACGGCCACAGGTCATTTTTTGGAACCAGGGCAGCCGTCGCCTCTTCCTCGCCGAACCGCCGCCCGATCCCCGCACCGCGGGGCCGTGGCCCCTGCGGGAGCTATTCGACGCCTCCACCACGCCATTGACCGTCAAACCCGAAGGGCTGGCCACCGCCGACGTTGACGGCGACGGCCGAATCGACCTGCTGGGCGGCGTCTGGTGGTTTCATGCGGACGGCGCCGGCCGGCTGCGACCGGTGCGGATCGCCGATCAGCCGGGTCGCATCCGGGCAGGTCGGTTCCGGCCGGGGCCCATTGCGCAGATCGTCGCTGCGCCCGGCGATGGAGACGGACCGCTCCTCTTCATCGAGTGTGACGGCGACCCGCTCGACCCCGCCTCCTGGCGCCGGCGCGCGCTGCTCGACGGCCGCACGGTGATCCACGGCCACACACTCGACATCGCAGACATCAACGGGGACGGTCATCTCGACATCCTCTGCGCCGAAATGGCGAAGTGGAACATCCGGCGCTCCGAGCCCGACCATCCCAACGCCACCGCATGGATCCTGTACGGCGACGGGCAGGGCGGTTTTTTCACCACCGTGTTGAGCAGCGGCATCGGCTTTCACGAGGGCCGCATCGCGGACGTCAACGGCGACGGCCGCCCCGACATCGTGAACAAGCCCTTCAACTTCGACACGCCGCGCCTCGACATTTGGCTGAACCTCGGCTCGCCACCCTCGCAACCACCACGATAGCGCTGCCGAACACGCCGAAACCGGGCCGACACTGTAAGGGGAACGAAACGCCGTCGGGCTGGAATCGCAGCGGGGACCGGTGCCGTCGGATCAGTCGGCGGTAACGAAACAGCCCCCTCACCCCGGCACCAGGGGCCCGAACGCGTCAGTAACCGTCGCCGCCTACGGCGCCGGACGGCCGCTCGATCGGTTCGCCCACCGCTTCGCGTCGGCGAAACTCGTCGAGCATTGCGGCGGTCGCAGTTGCGCCGCAGCGCGTCGCCCCAAGTTGTCGAACACGAATCAGCCCGTCCAGATCGCGAACACCGCCCGCCGCCTTCACCTGAACACGTTCGGAACAGGCCGCGCGCATCAGCCGCAGATCGTGCTCTGTGGCTCCGCGATAGCTGTAGGAACCGTCGGATTGTTTCACAAAGCCGTACCCCGTCGAGGTTTTCACCCAATCCGCCCCCGCCCGTTCCGCGATCTCGCACAGCCGCCGCTTCAGCCCGTCGCCGTCCAGACCCGCGCCACCCCCGTGCAGAAAGTCGGTCTCGAGGATCACTTTCACCTTTGCGCCGTGGCGATGCGCCTCGTCACACACCGCGCGGACATCGGCCTCGACATAGGCCCAGTCGCCGCTGAGCGCCTTCCCGATGTTGATGACCATGTCCACTTCTTCCGCGCCGTCGCGACAAGCGATCTCGGTTTCGTAACGCTTCACCTCCGTCGTGGAGCTTCCGTGCGGAAATCCCACCACGCATCCCACACGCACGCCGGTCCCGCGCAGCAGTTCCACACAGCGGCGCACCGCGTAGGGTTTCACACAGACCGACGCGACGCGATATCGCGCGGCCACTCGGCAGCCCTCCTCGATTTCACGGTCCGTCAGCGTGGGATGCAGCAGAGAGTGATCGATCATTTTCGCCAGCTCGTCGTAGTGGATCGTCATCGCTGGGCCTCCCCCTGCATTCGCGCGCACAACCCGCGCGCGCCGCCGGCCATCGCCAACGCAACACCTCCAAGCATTCCGGCACGTCCGCCGAGACGGCTGAGCTCGATCTGCACCGTATCCACCGGAAACATGCGCACCCGCCGCCGCACCTCATCGCGCAACGGTTCGAGCAGTTGCGCGCCCATCCCGGCCACTCCACCGCCGAGCACGACCAAGTCGGGATGCAACGCGGTGACGATGTTGGCGACGCCGATGCCAAGCCACCGCGCGGCGCGCTCAATCGCCCGCGCGACCAGCTCGTCGCCCTCCCTGGCGGCAGCGGCCATCGTTTCCGGCGTGATCCGGCCCACGTCGCCCCCCGTGATCTCCGCCAGCCGCGGCGCCAGACCCGACGCGACCAGCCGCACCCCCTCCGCGCGAATCGCCGGGCCGCTGGCCACCGTCTCCAGACAACCCCGACTGCCACATCCACACGGTGGACCGTCGGGCACCACCGTTTGGTGACCGAGCTCTCCCGCCGCACCCAGCGGGCCGAGCCGCAACACACCCTCCACCACCACCCCACCCCCGATACCGGTCCCAATCGCAAACATCGCCATCGTCGGACGATCGCGCCCCCGCCCCCAGCCGAACACCAGTTCGCCCAGCGTCGCGATGCGAACGTCGTTGAGCAGATGCACTGGGCAGCCGAGCCGCTCCGCCAGCCACGCCGACACCGGCAAATCCCGCCACTGAGTCGGCAAATTCGGCAGGAAACGCGTCACTCCGGCGTTCACGTCCGCCAGCCCCGGCACGCCCAGACCGAGCGCGACGGGGCGCACGCCCGCCTCGCGTACCGTCTGCTCCAGCAGGTCCGCAATTCGTTCCACCACGCGGCGCGGCCCCTCGTACGCGCAGGTCGGTGCGCACCTCTCCGCAAGCACCTCGCCCTCGGCGGTTGCGACCGCGACGCCAATCGTCGTGCCGCCGAGGTCCGCGCCCGCCCACACCTCCCGCATCGCCGCCTCAGCGCTGGATGAAATTGCGAAGATGCCGCGCCGCGGTCCGCAACGCCCGCTGTCGTCCCTCCAGCGACTTCCCGAACGCGTCGTCTTCCACCTCGATGCACACCGGCCCCTCGTAGCCGACCGACATCAGCTCGCCGACGAACCGTCCCCAGTCAATCTCCCCCAATCCCGGAATGCACGGCTCGTGGTACTGCAGCGGCGTCGCCAGGATGCCGACCTCGTTCAGCCGGTCGCGCCGGATCCGAACGTCCTTCGCGTGAATGTGGAACAACCGCTCACGAAACTCGCGCAGCGGCGCCAGCCAGTCCATGTGCTGCCAGACCAAATGGGAAGGATCGTAGTTCAGCCCGAAATGACGTGACGGGATCTCCTCGAACATCCGCCGCCAGATCGCCGGCGCGTGCGCAAGGTTTTTGCCGCCGGGCCACTCGTCGCGCGTGAACAACATCGGACAGTTTTCGATGCCGATCCGCACGCCGTGGTCCTCCGCGAACTGCACCAGCGGCTTCCACGTCTTGCGGAACGCGGCCCAGTTCTCGTCCACGCTCTTCGTCCAGTCGCGACCGATAAACGTGTTCATCTGCCGCACGCCGAGCAGCTCCGCGGCGAGGATCACCTTGCGGATATGCGCGACCGCCGCTTTCGCGACCTCGGGGTCCGGATCCAACGGGTTCGGATAATAGCCAAGACCGCTGATCGCCACGCCGTGCGCCTGCAGTGCGCCGTGAATGTCCTCCGCGCGCGCCTGCGTCAGCGTCGTCACATCCACGTGGGTGACGCCCGCATACTTCCGTTCCGCCCGGCCCACCGGCCAGCACATCAGTTCGACGCAATCGAACCCCTCCGCCGCCGCAAACTTCGCAACCGACTCGAGGTCGAGGTCGGGCAGAATCGCACTGACGAATCCGAGCTGGATCATCACCGTCTCCTTTCCTTTCCTTTAGCTCCGCCGGCGTTCCACCGGGAATTCATGCCGCCGCACCGCGACCCAACGGCGGACCGCGGCGCTGCGCCGGATCGCCTCACACACCGCCACCTCCTCGTGCCCGTCCCGGACGGTCGCATACAGCGGCTCGGCGGGCGGGCCGTCAAGGATGGCGCTGTAAATTGCCCGGAAGTTCATCTTGAACGTGTCCGGAAAACCCTCCACGTGTCCCGGCGGATGGTCCATGTATCCCGCCGCGCCGCGGCCAAAGGCGGGCGTCGCCCGCACCGCACTCGCGTTCGGCTCGTCCCGCCGCCCCAGATGGAGCATCTCGGGGTCCTCCGAGCACCACCAGACGGACTGCTTCGAACCGTAGATCTCCACTCGAAGGCAGTTCTTGCGGCCGGCCGCGACCTGGGACACCGCCAGATTCCCGCGCGCGCCATTCTCGAATTCGAGCAGCACGGACCCGCAGTCCTCGGTCTTCACCTGGTACGGCGCCGTCCGCACCCGGCCGGCCGCGCGCGCGAACGTCTGCACCTCGCCCAGCGGCCGACGACGCACGGAGTGAAACGTCAGCAGATCCGCCATCACCGCCCTCACGCGAGCGCCGATCACAAACGAGACCAGATCCAGCCAGTGCGTGCCGATGTCCGCGACCGCACGCAACGCCCCGCCTTCCGCCGGCAGCAACCGCCAGTTGTAATCGGTTTCCTTGAACAGCCAGTCCTGAAAGTAGGAACCGTTCACGTGAATCACCCGGCCGAGTTCGCCCGATCGCACCAGCTCGCGCATCTGCAGCACCGCCGGATAGAAACGACAGTTGTAGTTCACCGCGAAAATCTGCCTCGGCCGCGCCTCCACTTCGCGAACGAGCCTCGCGGTCTGGCGGGTCGTCATCGCGAGCGGTTTTTCGCAAACGACGTGCCGGCCCGCCTCCAGCGCCGCAAGCGCCATTGCCTCGTGCCAGCGGTTGGGCGAGGCAATGTGTACGACGTCCACCTCCGGATCCGCCACCAGCTGCCGGTGGTCGCCGTAGGCCTTCGGAATGCCCAGTCGTGACGCCGCCGCGTTCACCACACCGGGCACGTCGCACAACGCGCTCACTCGCACGCCGAGGCGTCTCAGCGCCTCCACGTGCACCGGCCCGATGAAACCGGCCCCAATCACCCCCACCCGCACGTCGTGCAGCGATCGCTTCATTCCGCCTCCAGCGGCACCACCATGACAAACCCACACGGCCATCGTCGCGCCTCTCTCAACGCGGATCTGGCCGTTTCGATCGAACTGTGCCGACCGGACCGGTGCGCTCACATCATAGCACACGCCGGCGCCAACCAGTTGCAGAGTCCTTCGACGCCGCCACCGGAACGGCGATTGATCTCCGATTCGCGGGCCGAAGACGGGAAGGCGCGCGAACCCAAGTCCGCGGCTGATGGGCCGTGCGCATCACCACCGCGCTTTTCTTCCCCGTCCGGAGCCGGTACAACCGCAGCGATGCGCGCCACCGTGATCGAACGCTGCTCGAACAGCCCCGCAGAGACCGCCCAGGCCGCAGCGGAACTTGCCGGCCGTCTGCGGGCCGGTGTCACGGTCGCGCTCTTCGGCGAGCTCGGTGCGGGCAAGACCACCTTTGCGCGGGCGCTGTGCCGCGCGCTGGGGGTGACCGAGCCGGTCGCCAGTCCCGGCTTCACCCTCGTGCACGAGTACCGCGGGGCCGTGCCGGTGATTCACGCTGACCTGTATCGGCTGCGGCGCGATCCGCTCGAGATCGCCTCGCTCGGACTGGACGACGTGCCGGCGGAGGCGATTCGAATCATCGAATGGGCGGACCGCGCACCGGAGTTGTGCCCCGCGAACGCGGTCCGCGTGGAGATTCGGGTCGGCCCATCGCCGACGGAGCGCCGCATCCGCATGGAGCTGCCCGAATGAGCCCACCGCGCGCAGTGGTGGCGCTGGACCTGTCCGCTGCGGTCGGCTCGGCCGCATGGATGGAGCAGGACGACACCATCGCAGAGATCGAGTGGCCACAGCCGCCGCGCGACAACCGCGCCACATTCGAGCACCTCCGCGCGCTGCTCTTTTCGGAGGGTCGGCACCCCGCGCAGGTGGAACTGTGGGTGGTTGGCTGCGGGCCCGGCGCGTACAGCGGCCTGCGGATCGCGACGGCGGCGATCCACATGTTTGCGGCTCCGCTCGGTCGACCGGTGATCGGCATCGACAGCGGTCTGGCGACCGGCGACGAGTTGCTGAGGAGAGTGCCGGTCGACGATGCGATCATCGCCGGCGACGCGCGGAGGGGGCTGGCCTGGTTCGGGCGGATCCGCCGCGCCGACGACGGCAGCGCCGAGCTGGTGGCGCCCTGGAGCCTCTGCGCGCTCACAGAGCTCGAAGCGAAGGTGCCGCCGGCGGGCTGCGGCGGGTCCGCAGAATGGTCCCGCCTTGCGCACGCCGCCCGGCTGACCGCCGCGGAGGGGCGCTGGTGGCCGGAAGACCTGGTGCCGCGGGCACGCCATCTGGCGCGCCGCGCGATCGAGCTTTGGACGCGCGGCCAGCCGCTGCCACCGGCGCTGCCGATCTATCTGCAGCCGCCCGTCGCGACCGGATCGGGTCTCACCCCGTCGGGCGGGTCGGCGGTTTGAGGGCCGCCTCCAGCGCCGCAAGTCTGCGCCCGAGCGCCTCCACTTCGGCCCGCAGCTCGGGCAGCCGCATCGTATAGGCGTGGATCCGCTTGAACTTGTCCATCGCGATCGCCGGTGAGCCCAACACAATGGCGCCAGCGGGCACATCCTTCGAGACACCCGCCTGGGCACCAACGACCGCGCCGTCCCCCACTTCCAGATGACCGGCGACGCCGACCTGGCCGGCCAGAATCACTCGCGAGCCGATCACCGCACTGCCCGCGATTCCCACCTGCGCCACAATGACGGAGTGGTCCCCGATCACCACGTTGTGGGCAATCTGCACGAGGTTGTCCACCTTCACGCCGCGGCCGATCACCGTGCGGCCAAACCGCGCGCGGTCCACCGTCACGTTCGCGCCCAGCTCGACGTCGTCCCCGATTTCCACGATGCCGAGCTGCGGGATCTTCGTCCGCACGCCGTCCTCACCGGCCACATAGCCAAAACCGTCGCTGCCGATCACGGTCCCATTGTGCACGATCACCCGCGCGCCGAGCCGGCACCGCTCCCGGATCGAGACGTGCGGATAGATCCGGCAGTCCGGCCCGATCACCACCTCGTGCCCGACATAGACGTGGGCCATCAGCACGGTGCGGTCGCCGATCTCCGCTCCGGCCTCGACCACCGCATACGGACCAATCCGCACGTCCGCCCCCAACCGGGCGCTCGGCGCAACAACCGCCGTCGGATGAATGCCCTCCGGATCCGGGGGGGGCGGTGGCGCGAACATCGCACAGGCGGCCGCAAACGCCGCATCCGGGTTGTCCACCCGGATCAGTGCGGCGGACGATGGACGGTCCCAGGCGCGCGCCACGATCACCGCGGACGCCCGCGTCGAGGCGACATACCCTGCATACCTCATGTTGGCGACAAAGGTGACGTCGCCCGGACGCGCCTCGCGCAGCCCGGCCACGCCGCGCACCACTGCACTGCCGTCGCCCTCCAGCTCGCCGCCAAGTCGTGCGGCCAGCTCGGCCACCGTCAGCACGGGCGGGCTCATAAGCCGGCACTTACCGGTTCGACGCGGCGCGATTCGTCGTGCCGCTCTCCCGGCTCGGCGGGGGAGGCAGATCGGGGGGTGCGCCCTTGTTCAGCTCCCGCAGAATGGCCTCGGTAATGTCGCTGCGCGGGTCCACGTACAACACCGCTTCCACACCGTTGAAGGTGGTGCCGGAAGAATCGAGCACCGCGATCAGGCCCTGGTCACGTGCGTATTTCTGGATCACCTCTTTGATTTCGCCGACCAGACCGCGGCGCATGCGCCGGCTCTGCTCCTCCAGCTGCTTCGTACGCCGCTCGCGGAAGCTCTGCACCCTCCCCTCCTGCTCGCGGATCGCCAGCACCTTTTCCTCCGCCGCGGCGCGCTTCGCCGCCCGCACCTCGTCGCTGAGCGCGGTGTTCAGCGACTCTTCCCGCAGCGAGTTGAACTCTCCCTGCAGCCGTTCCAGCTCGCCCGCAATGTTCTTCAGCTCCTCCTCAAACTCCCGCGCCTGCGCCTTCAGCTGCGCGTCCGCCACGCGAGTCTTGTAGTACTCGTTGAAGCAGCGGTCGAGGTTCACAAACGCGACCGATGGCCTCCGATCCTGCGCGCCGACCGCCCCCGCCGCCAGCAGTCCCGCCACCACCCAGCCAAACACCCGCCGTCTCGTCGTCATCCCCGCACGCCCTTTCCCCGTCCATCAGAACGGATAGCCAAACGAAATGTTGAACCGCCCATTGTCGTCCCGATTGTACTCGTCGGAATCGATCTGCCACGCGTAGTCGATTCGCAGCGGCAACATCGGAATGTCCAGACGCAGTCCAAGACCGTAGCCGGAGTTCCAATCCAAATCAAACGTGTAGGGGTCGGCCCACACCATGCCACCGTCCACAAACACCGCCGCCCGGACCATCTTATAGATCGGCACCGTGTACTCCACCGACGCGAACGCGAGGCTGCGGCCGCCGATCGGCTCGCCGGTCTCGTCCGCCGGCCCGATATGCCGGTACCGAAACGCACGAACGGTGTACAGGCCGCCCAGAAAGTAGCGGTCGAACAACGGCACCCGCTCTTCCCCCCCAATCGCATCCATCACTCCCAGCTGGCCGCGCAGCAGCAGCACATGACCGCGCCAGATCGGAAAATACTGGTGCGAACGCAAGTCCAGCCGATACCACTGTGTGTCGCCGCCAAACGGACCGCCGGCGAGCTCGGCCGCCAGCCGCGTGTAGTTGCCGCGCGTGGTCAGCCGGATCCGGTCGCGCGTGTCGAACGCGAACGACAGCTCACCGCTGCTCTTCAGCCGCGCCCCCTCCTCGGCCTTGATCTCCTCGCTGGCACTCTCGCGCACGTCCGAAATCGCAATACGCTCGAGGTTGTAACCAACCCCGAGCGTCAGAAACGGCGTCAGCGGATGCTCCACCAGCACCTGCCCGCCGCGACGGCTGACGTCGTACAGCGCACTGAAGTAACTCGACTCCCGGCTGTACAGGTCCAGCGTCAGCCGCAGCCGCCGATCAAACAGATACGGCTCGACGAACTGCAGGTAGTAGTCTTGGCGCCGGGTGCCAAACATCGCACCGATGCGGGCCTTCTGACCCCCACCGAACGGCGGCCACGAGGTGATGTCCACGTTCCCATGGCCCAGCTCCACCCGGCCGACAATTCGATCCACCGACGAGAACGCCACCCCCGCCTCCGCCGTGCCCATCCGATCCTCCACCACCTCGACGACCAGGTCCTGCTGCGCAGGATCATCCGTCGGCTGGGGTGTCAGCGACACGTGCGAGAAGTACCCGAGATTCCGGATCCGGTTCTCGCTGGTCCGGATGCGGCCGCGGTGGAACGGCTCACCGGGCGCCACCACAAGCTCGCGGCGGATCACGTCCTCGCGCGTGACCACGTTGCCGCGAATCAGAATGTCCCGAATCCGCGCCGGTTCACCCTCCCGCACCGAAAGCCGAACGTGGGCGACGCCACTGGTCGGGTCCGCCTCGATGAGCGGCCGCACCTGCACGCCCACATGGCCGCGGTTACCGTAGTAGTCCGCAATCGCCTCCCGCGCCGCGTCCAGCGCGGACTGCGCCAGCGGTGCGCCCGGCGTCAGCTGCACCAACCGCGCGACGTCCTGCGTCGGAAATCGCGTCACCCCCTCGATCACCGCCGAGCCTAGCCGGTAACACGGCCCCTCCGCAACGACATATTTTAAGCGGACGCGATCCCGTCCCTCCGGCACGATTGCCGGCCCACGCACCACCACGTCGAGATAGCCGAGGTCGCGGAACGCCGCTTCAATCGCGGCGCGGTCGGCCCGAAGATCCTCGTCGTTCAGCCGCCCCGCCCCCGTCACCCAGTGGACCGGATTCCACCAGCGAAACGCCCGGGTCTTCAGCCTTGCCCGCAGCGTGCCGGGATCGATCGCCGTCGGACCGTAAAACTCAATCGCGCCCACCCGAGCGCGCGCTCCCTCGGTGACCGTGACCGCCACCCGCGACGCGCCGGGCTGGCGACCGGGTTCGATGCGCCACGCGACCCGCGCGTGAGGATAGAACCGTTTCGCGTATTCTTCCTGCACCCGCCGCGCGCCGGCCGCCAACAGCGCATCGTCCACCGGATCGCCCACCCCCAGTCCCAGCCACTCCCGAACGCGCCGGTTGCCCACCTCGTCCGCTCCCGTGATCTCGAGATGCTCAATCACCGGCCGAACCGCCACCTCCACCACCACGACCACCGCGTCCCGTCGCGAGCCGGGCTCCGCAAACACCCGCACCGAACTGAACCGCCCCGTGCGCTCCAGCGACCTCGCGTCCCGCATCGCGCGGGTCGGGTCATAGGGCTGCCCCTCCCGAGTCTCGATCGCCGACAGGACCGTCCCGGGATCCGCCGCGATGGCGCCGACGCTCTCCACGCGCACCCGCTCCACCAGCTGTGCGCCCGCCACAACCGGCAGCACCATCGCGCCAATCAGCAGCCAACGGATCCGCCGCGCCTCACTCACTCTTCCGCGCTCCCCTCGCTGGGGCGGATCGGCACGTCCGCCTCCCCCGCACCTTCCGGCTTCATATCGGAGAACAACGTGTGGTCGCGGTCGAAGTAGAGATCCACCTCGCCCGTCATCCCGTTGCGCTGCTTCGCGACATCGACCACCGTCAGACCCGGATTCGCCTGAGCGTCCTGGTGCCGCGGATCGCGCCGATACTGAATCGGGCGGCGCATCAGCAAGATCACGTCCGCATCCTGCTCGATCGACCCCGAGTCCCGCAGGTCCGCCATCTTCGGCACTCCACTGCGGTCGCTCCGCTCGGGCTCGCGATTGAGCTGACTGAGCACCAGCACCGGCACGCGCAGCTCCTTCGCCATCGCCTTCAGACCC
The window above is part of the Kiritimatiellia bacterium genome. Proteins encoded here:
- the lpxD gene encoding UDP-3-O-(3-hydroxymyristoyl)glucosamine N-acyltransferase, which produces MSPPVLTVAELAARLGGELEGDGSAVVRGVAGLREARPGDVTFVANMRYAGYVASTRASAVIVARAWDRPSSAALIRVDNPDAAFAAACAMFAPPPPPDPEGIHPTAVVAPSARLGADVRIGPYAVVEAGAEIGDRTVLMAHVYVGHEVVIGPDCRIYPHVSIRERCRLGARVIVHNGTVIGSDGFGYVAGEDGVRTKIPQLGIVEIGDDVELGANVTVDRARFGRTVIGRGVKVDNLVQIAHNVVIGDHSVIVAQVGIAGSAVIGSRVILAGQVGVAGHLEVGDGAVVGAQAGVSKDVPAGAIVLGSPAIAMDKFKRIHAYTMRLPELRAEVEALGRRLAALEAALKPPTRPTG
- the tsaE gene encoding tRNA (adenosine(37)-N6)-threonylcarbamoyltransferase complex ATPase subunit type 1 TsaE, which produces MRATVIERCSNSPAETAQAAAELAGRLRAGVTVALFGELGAGKTTFARALCRALGVTEPVASPGFTLVHEYRGAVPVIHADLYRLRRDPLEIASLGLDDVPAEAIRIIEWADRAPELCPANAVRVEIRVGPSPTERRIRMELPE
- the tsaB gene encoding tRNA (adenosine(37)-N6)-threonylcarbamoyltransferase complex dimerization subunit type 1 TsaB; the encoded protein is MSPPRAVVALDLSAAVGSAAWMEQDDTIAEIEWPQPPRDNRATFEHLRALLFSEGRHPAQVELWVVGCGPGAYSGLRIATAAIHMFAAPLGRPVIGIDSGLATGDELLRRVPVDDAIIAGDARRGLAWFGRIRRADDGSAELVAPWSLCALTELEAKVPPAGCGGSAEWSRLAHAARLTAAEGRWWPEDLVPRARHLARRAIELWTRGQPLPPALPIYLQPPVATGSGLTPSGGSAV
- a CDS encoding VCBS repeat-containing protein, with protein sequence MNSRSLACLLIVFSTLWVARAAPPAVAWRHLSSRRGELPLPNGGPEQTACVTADFNGDGAADIVIAERTRAPSVIGIRWNGSGWDRFVIDDTARPVEAGGAAADLDGDADLDLVLGGDWRSDEVVWYENPGAGAPPQQRWARRILKRGGAKGHHDQVAADLLGAGRPQVIFWNQGSRRLFLAEPPPDPRTAGPWPLRELFDASTTPLTVKPEGLATADVDGDGRIDLLGGVWWFHADGAGRLRPVRIADQPGRIRAGRFRPGPIAQIVAAPGDGDGPLLFIECDGDPLDPASWRRRALLDGRTVIHGHTLDIADINGDGHLDILCAEMAKWNIRRSEPDHPNATAWILYGDGQGGFFTTVLSSGIGFHEGRIADVNGDGRPDIVNKPFNFDTPRLDIWLNLGSPPSQPPR
- a CDS encoding ROK family protein gives rise to the protein MREVWAGADLGGTTIGVAVATAEGEVLAERCAPTCAYEGPRRVVERIADLLEQTVREAGVRPVALGLGVPGLADVNAGVTRFLPNLPTQWRDLPVSAWLAERLGCPVHLLNDVRIATLGELVFGWGRGRDRPTMAMFAIGTGIGGGVVVEGVLRLGPLGAAGELGHQTVVPDGPPCGCGSRGCLETVASGPAIRAEGVRLVASGLAPRLAEITGGDVGRITPETMAAAAREGDELVARAIERAARWLGIGVANIVTALHPDLVVLGGGVAGMGAQLLEPLRDEVRRRVRMFPVDTVQIELSRLGGRAGMLGGVALAMAGGARGLCARMQGEAQR
- a CDS encoding sulfatase, whose protein sequence is MRDISSARRAICVVLAWLAVQTAGALQPPNFVLIIADDLGYADVGFHGCRDIPTPHLDRLAASGVRCSQGYVSHSFCSPTRAALMTGRYQQRFGHEMNPAYLPDDPTVGLPTNEVTIADVLRPRGYVCGLVGKWHLGAAPPFHPLVRGFDEMFGFLGGGHHYLPEKWVGATEYASRLLRNQEPVKETDYLTRALGREATAFIERHAARPFFLYLAFNAPHTPLEAPPDVEARFASIADPKRRTYAAMVSVMDEQIGRVLDALRRTGTESNTLVMFLSDNGGPPHANASSNGILRGAKGTVYEGGIRVPFVLSFPGRLPAGAVYEEPVICLDLPVTMAVLAGAAMPADRPIDGVNLMPYLLGERKGPPHEALLWRQGGSQPWAIRSGPLKLLLGQGKAAVPELYDLASDPGETRNLAAERPADVAALRGRWERWNAELVPPRWPSPKEALPQRPRRRAPRPAN
- a CDS encoding Gfo/Idh/MocA family oxidoreductase — its product is MKRSLHDVRVGVIGAGFIGPVHVEALRRLGVRVSALCDVPGVVNAAASRLGIPKAYGDHRQLVADPEVDVVHIASPNRWHEAMALAALEAGRHVVCEKPLAMTTRQTARLVREVEARPRQIFAVNYNCRFYPAVLQMRELVRSGELGRVIHVNGSYFQDWLFKETDYNWRLLPAEGGALRAVADIGTHWLDLVSFVIGARVRAVMADLLTFHSVRRRPLGEVQTFARAAGRVRTAPYQVKTEDCGSVLLEFENGARGNLAVSQVAAGRKNCLRVEIYGSKQSVWWCSEDPEMLHLGRRDEPNASAVRATPAFGRGAAGYMDHPPGHVEGFPDTFKMNFRAIYSAILDGPPAEPLYATVRDGHEEVAVCEAIRRSAAVRRWVAVRRHEFPVERRRS
- a CDS encoding OmpH family outer membrane protein, with protein sequence MTTRRRVFGWVVAGLLAAGAVGAQDRRPSVAFVNLDRCFNEYYKTRVADAQLKAQAREFEEELKNIAGELERLQGEFNSLREESLNTALSDEVRAAKRAAAEEKVLAIREQEGRVQSFRERRTKQLEEQSRRMRRGLVGEIKEVIQKYARDQGLIAVLDSSGTTFNGVEAVLYVDPRSDITEAILRELNKGAPPDLPPPPSRESGTTNRAASNR
- the deoC gene encoding deoxyribose-phosphate aldolase; amino-acid sequence: MTIHYDELAKMIDHSLLHPTLTDREIEEGCRVAARYRVASVCVKPYAVRRCVELLRGTGVRVGCVVGFPHGSSTTEVKRYETEIACRDGAEEVDMVINIGKALSGDWAYVEADVRAVCDEAHRHGAKVKVILETDFLHGGGAGLDGDGLKRRLCEIAERAGADWVKTSTGYGFVKQSDGSYSYRGATEHDLRLMRAACSERVQVKAAGGVRDLDGLIRVRQLGATRCGATATAAMLDEFRRREAVGEPIERPSGAVGGDGY
- a CDS encoding sugar phosphate isomerase/epimerase produces the protein MQLGFVSAILPDLDLESVAKFAAAEGFDCVELMCWPVGRAERKYAGVTHVDVTTLTQARAEDIHGALQAHGVAISGLGYYPNPLDPDPEVAKAAVAHIRKVILAAELLGVRQMNTFIGRDWTKSVDENWAAFRKTWKPLVQFAEDHGVRIGIENCPMLFTRDEWPGGKNLAHAPAIWRRMFEEIPSRHFGLNYDPSHLVWQHMDWLAPLREFRERLFHIHAKDVRIRRDRLNEVGILATPLQYHEPCIPGLGEIDWGRFVGELMSVGYEGPVCIEVEDDAFGKSLEGRQRALRTAARHLRNFIQR